DNA sequence from the Paenibacillus azoreducens genome:
AATTTTACGCCGAAAACCATCCCTTTTCCATGGATCGGATAGGAGAATTTCCGAGGGGACGGGCCGAAAAAGAGTGTTTTTTCCGGTTCCACGACCAGATTGACGCAAGGGTTGGGCACGACATGCTGGAAATAAGGGACTTCGTCCGTACAATTCCAACTGACAATCCAATAATGTTTGATAAAAAAACTTAACGCATCCGATGCGGCATGACGAGTTAGATTGAATTTTCCCTCACCGCCCGCAAGATTCAGAACACCCATACTCGGCAATTTGGCATGCATGAGAGAGTCACGGCTCCTTTCTCCTTTTTTTTTCGGAACAGACGTTCTTGTCGTGTTTTTACAATACAAAAAAATGTCTTTCGAGATAGGATTAGTTTAGCACAAAACCATAAGCACAGAAGACAAGCCGATACCAAATGAAGCGACAGAAAAGGAGCGTGCAAAATTGGAAAACAAGAAGCTGAAATATGAATTTTATATCGGGGCGGAGCCAAACAGAGTATGGGACCTGCTGGTTACGCCGGAAGGTACGAAGAAAACCTTTTTTAACTGCGTGCTTCAATCCAGCTTTAAGGCTGGTGAGCCGTTTGCCTATGTGGGGCCGGGTAATGCCGGCGATGAAACGGTGCATGTGTACGGCGACATTTTGACATATGAACCACGGAAGGTGCTCAGCTACCTTGAGCATCCGGGACCTTCCTATCGTGCCAATCATCAGGAACACACATCTCGGGTTACATTTACGCTGGATACGGTAGGCAAATGCACCAAATTAACGCTCGTGAATGATGAATGGACGGAAAATCATCCTTCCTTCCAAAATGCAGAAAGTTCTTGGTGGATGATTTTGAGCAATATCAAAACCGTGGCGGAAACCGGAAATACGCTGGATT
Encoded proteins:
- a CDS encoding SRPBCC domain-containing protein, which encodes MENKKLKYEFYIGAEPNRVWDLLVTPEGTKKTFFNCVLQSSFKAGEPFAYVGPGNAGDETVHVYGDILTYEPRKVLSYLEHPGPSYRANHQEHTSRVTFTLDTVGKCTKLTLVNDEWTENHPSFQNAESSWWMILSNIKTVAETGNTLDFGW